Proteins from a single region of Primulina tabacum isolate GXHZ01 chromosome 5, ASM2559414v2, whole genome shotgun sequence:
- the LOC142544636 gene encoding uncharacterized protein LOC142544636, producing MPEAAVQSPNSSHHPKSSNRKALQPKIDPFPKAAIHDIKTDAKPKSTQCVDISNKENIHPMIQSFDSSLVQELSAIRKKLERLRIDRKNTDEVLRQRGVILDSHMKEILNRWEDQKQLEMEVDRLYRLKEIRLSFMIISPVKSLREKEQEKVSKESQVKASERPS from the exons ATGCCAGAAGCCGCAGTTCAGTCTCCGAATTCCAGCCACCACCCGAAAAGCAGCAACCGCAAAGCTCTGCAGCCCAAGATCGACCCATTCCCTAAAGCAGCTATTCATGATATTAAAACCGATGCGAAGCCAAAGTCTACGCAATGCGTTGACATCTCCAACAAGGAGAACATCCATCCCATGATCCAGTCCTTTGATTCCTCGCTTGTCCAGGAGCTCAGCGCCATTCGCAAAAAGCTTGAGAGATTGAGGATTGACAGGAAAAATACTGATGAAGTCCTGAGGCAGAGGGGGGTTATACTGGATTCCCACATGAAGGAGATTCTTAATAGATGGGAAGACCAAAAGCAGCTGGAGATGGAGGTCGATCGGTTGTACCGTTTGAAAGAGATCAGATTATCTTTCATG ATAATATCTCCGGTTAAATCATTGAGAGAGAAGGAACAAGAGAAGGTGTCAAAGGAAAGTCAAGTAAAGGCGAGTGAAAGACCCTCTTAA